From the Thermococcus sp. 18S1 genome, one window contains:
- a CDS encoding DUF192 domain-containing protein, whose translation MLINETKGRTWHGRVKLADSFFKRFRGLMLIRNINYALVFVLPAETKANASIHMFFMLDDIDVIWLDSSRRVVDFKTAKKWRLYTPRKAAKYIIEGPVGITRVLEVEEGDVINWTPSEEKEKAVPVKVALPDKISFETSNGVVMAESVKEMKVKGN comes from the coding sequence ATGCTCATCAACGAGACCAAAGGCAGAACATGGCACGGGAGAGTCAAGCTTGCCGATAGCTTCTTCAAACGGTTTAGAGGGTTAATGCTCATCAGGAATATCAACTATGCCCTTGTCTTCGTTCTTCCCGCCGAGACAAAGGCCAACGCGTCAATCCACATGTTCTTCATGCTGGACGATATAGACGTCATCTGGCTCGACTCGTCGAGGAGAGTCGTCGACTTCAAGACTGCCAAGAAGTGGCGGCTCTACACCCCCAGAAAAGCCGCAAAGTACATAATCGAGGGGCCCGTTGGGATAACGAGGGTTCTTGAGGTAGAGGAGGGAGATGTAATAAACTGGACACCGAGCGAAGAGAAGGAAAAGGCCGTGCCCGTCAAGGTCGCCCTGCCGGACAAGATATCCTTTGAGACGTCCAACGGTGTCGTAATGGCCGAGAGCGTTAAGGAAATGAAGGTGAAGGGGAACTAA
- a CDS encoding 2-oxoacid:ferredoxin oxidoreductase subunit gamma — protein sequence MRKEILFSGFGGQGVILASVILGRAAAVYENLYAVQTQAYGPESRGGASKAEVVISDELIDYPKTLKPDCAVFFSQEAYNKYLRTVREGAKIIVEKDLVPHRDFEFEKKLEVLPLPLTEIAEETTGLSLTMNILTLGILTAWTEIVSREAIEKAVLDAVPKGTEEINLRALHKGFELGEKAKAGEL from the coding sequence ATGAGGAAGGAGATACTCTTCAGCGGCTTCGGCGGCCAGGGAGTTATACTCGCCAGCGTCATACTCGGAAGGGCGGCGGCCGTTTACGAGAACCTCTACGCGGTGCAGACGCAGGCCTATGGGCCGGAGTCAAGGGGAGGAGCGAGCAAGGCTGAAGTAGTTATCAGCGACGAGCTGATAGACTACCCCAAGACGCTAAAGCCGGACTGCGCGGTGTTCTTCTCCCAGGAGGCCTACAACAAGTACCTCCGCACGGTGAGGGAGGGCGCCAAGATAATAGTCGAGAAGGACCTCGTTCCCCACAGGGATTTCGAGTTTGAGAAGAAGCTTGAGGTGCTCCCGCTTCCCCTCACGGAGATAGCCGAGGAAACAACCGGCCTCAGCCTCACCATGAACATCCTCACCCTTGGAATCCTTACCGCGTGGACGGAGATTGTGAGCAGGGAGGCCATAGAGAAAGCCGTTTTGGACGCCGTGCCGAAGGGAACGGAGGAGATAAACCTGAGGGCCCTCCACAAAGGCTTCGAACTTGGAGAGAAGGCCAAGGCAGGGGAACTCTGA
- a CDS encoding 2-oxoacid:ferredoxin oxidoreductase subunit beta, translating to MYLKSAYEIRDKYLRKDMLPTIFCPGCGIGSALQYTLRAIDDLKLNPDEIVWVSGIGCSSRVPGFVNFDGLHTTHGRALAFATGIKLANPDLKIIAFMGDGDAAAIGGNHFIHAIRRNLDVTVILINNFTYGMTGGQVAPTALKGLRGTTAPYGQFENPFDIADLAVSAGANYVARWSVFNYLQGINSIKKALQKEGFTLVEFLSPCPISFGRRNRMKTAPELLRWYQKITVPLAKAKKMPPEELEGKIVIGEFVDRDRPGLVREYEAYKKRAKKMMGWEE from the coding sequence ATGTACCTGAAATCCGCTTACGAGATTCGCGACAAGTACCTGAGAAAGGACATGCTCCCGACGATATTCTGTCCGGGCTGTGGAATAGGCTCGGCGCTCCAGTACACGCTCCGCGCGATAGACGACTTGAAGCTAAACCCTGACGAGATAGTCTGGGTCAGTGGAATCGGCTGTTCCTCCCGTGTTCCGGGCTTCGTCAACTTCGACGGCCTCCACACAACCCACGGAAGGGCACTTGCCTTTGCCACCGGCATAAAGCTCGCCAATCCCGACCTCAAGATAATCGCCTTCATGGGCGACGGAGATGCCGCGGCCATCGGTGGGAACCACTTCATCCACGCCATCAGGAGGAACCTCGACGTAACGGTAATCCTCATCAACAACTTCACCTACGGAATGACCGGCGGACAGGTCGCGCCGACAGCCCTTAAGGGCCTGCGCGGAACCACGGCGCCGTACGGCCAGTTTGAGAACCCCTTCGACATAGCCGATTTGGCCGTTTCAGCTGGAGCCAACTACGTGGCCAGGTGGAGCGTCTTCAACTACCTCCAGGGCATCAACAGCATCAAGAAGGCCCTGCAGAAGGAGGGCTTCACGCTCGTTGAGTTCCTCTCGCCGTGTCCGATAAGCTTCGGAAGGAGGAACAGGATGAAGACGGCCCCCGAGCTTCTCCGCTGGTACCAGAAGATAACCGTCCCGCTCGCGAAGGCCAAGAAGATGCCTCCAGAGGAGCTTGAGGGCAAGATAGTCATCGGCGAGTTCGTGGACAGGGACAGGCCCGGCCTCGTGAGGGAGTACGAGGCCTACAAGAAGCGCGCCAAGAAGATGATGGGGTGGGAGGAATGA
- a CDS encoding 2-oxoacid:acceptor oxidoreductase subunit alpha: protein MRYPFPVGKSDFIQGDEAIARAAILAGCRFYAGYPITPASEIFEAMALYMPLVDGVSIQMEDELASMAAIIGASWAGAKAMTATSGPGFSLMMENLGYAIMTETPLVLVDVQRGGPSTGQPTLAAQGDIMQAIWGTHGDHSLIVLSPSTVQEAFDFTIRAFNLAEKYRTPVVLLTDAEIAHMRERVYIPNPEEIEIIDRKLPANEEEAKYPFGDIHGDGVPPMPIFGKGYRTYVTGLTHDERGRPRTVDAEVHEKLVRRIIEKLERNGKDIISYNTFELDDAEIAIVSTGIVSRSAVRAVKILRERGVKAGMLKLNTIWPFDFEMIEELAERVRKIYVPEMNLGQLYHLVKEGANGKAEVELIAKIGGEVHTPMEIVERVVG from the coding sequence ATGAGATACCCCTTTCCGGTTGGTAAGAGCGACTTCATTCAGGGTGATGAGGCAATAGCGAGGGCAGCCATCCTGGCTGGCTGCAGATTTTACGCCGGCTACCCGATAACCCCGGCGAGCGAGATATTCGAGGCGATGGCCCTCTACATGCCCCTCGTCGATGGGGTAAGCATACAGATGGAGGACGAGCTGGCGAGCATGGCGGCGATAATAGGTGCCTCCTGGGCCGGGGCGAAGGCCATGACCGCAACGAGCGGCCCGGGATTCAGCCTCATGATGGAGAACCTCGGCTACGCGATAATGACCGAGACTCCACTCGTTTTAGTTGACGTCCAGCGTGGAGGCCCGTCAACCGGTCAGCCCACGCTTGCGGCCCAGGGCGACATAATGCAGGCCATCTGGGGAACCCATGGAGACCATTCACTCATAGTCCTCAGCCCTTCAACCGTCCAGGAGGCCTTTGACTTCACCATAAGGGCATTCAACCTGGCCGAGAAGTACAGAACGCCGGTGGTTCTTCTCACCGATGCCGAGATAGCCCACATGCGTGAGCGCGTTTACATTCCCAATCCGGAAGAGATAGAGATTATAGACCGCAAGCTGCCGGCCAACGAGGAGGAGGCCAAGTATCCCTTCGGGGACATACACGGTGATGGTGTCCCGCCCATGCCGATATTCGGGAAGGGGTATAGAACCTACGTCACAGGCCTCACCCACGACGAGCGCGGAAGGCCCAGGACGGTCGATGCGGAAGTTCACGAAAAGCTCGTTAGGAGGATAATCGAGAAGCTGGAGCGCAACGGTAAGGACATCATAAGCTACAACACCTTCGAGCTCGACGATGCCGAGATAGCGATAGTAAGCACCGGCATAGTCTCGCGCTCCGCCGTCAGGGCCGTGAAGATACTCCGCGAGAGGGGCGTTAAGGCAGGCATGCTCAAGCTCAACACGATATGGCCCTTCGACTTCGAGATGATCGAAGAGCTCGCAGAGCGCGTGAGAAAGATATACGTCCCGGAGATGAACCTCGGACAGCTCTACCACCTCGTCAAGGAAGGCGCCAACGGAAAAGCCGAGGTCGAGCTGATAGCGAAGATAGGCGGCGAGGTTCACACTCCGATGGAGATAGTCGAGAGGGTGGTGGGCTGA
- a CDS encoding 2-oxoacid:ferredoxin oxidoreductase subunit gamma, whose protein sequence is MQIRFAGIGGQGVVLAGVILGEAAAIEGLNVVQTQDYSSASRGGHSIADVIISKEPIYDVIVTEADVLVALAQLGYNTVKDELREDGLLIIDTDLVKPEGDYIGAPFTRMAEESTGLALTVNMVALGYLVAKTGVVKKESVEEAIRRRVPKGTEEINIKAFRVGYEEGCR, encoded by the coding sequence ATGCAGATTAGGTTCGCCGGCATAGGCGGTCAGGGTGTTGTGCTCGCAGGGGTAATACTCGGCGAGGCCGCCGCCATAGAGGGCCTGAACGTCGTCCAGACCCAGGACTACAGCTCGGCCAGCAGGGGCGGCCACTCGATAGCTGACGTCATCATCTCGAAGGAGCCGATTTACGACGTCATAGTCACCGAAGCGGACGTCCTGGTTGCCCTCGCCCAGCTCGGCTACAACACCGTCAAGGACGAGCTGAGGGAGGATGGACTGCTGATTATAGACACCGACCTTGTCAAACCCGAGGGGGACTACATCGGTGCTCCTTTCACGAGAATGGCCGAGGAGAGCACCGGTCTGGCACTCACCGTCAACATGGTCGCCCTCGGTTACCTCGTGGCGAAGACGGGAGTTGTGAAGAAGGAAAGCGTCGAGGAGGCCATAAGGAGGAGGGTTCCCAAGGGAACGGAGGAGATAAACATCAAAGCTTTCAGGGTTGGTTATGAGGAGGGATGCAGATGA
- a CDS encoding 2-oxoacid:ferredoxin oxidoreductase subunit beta encodes MAKKIYSTYPMVKYLRKEALPTALCPGCGGGTVLNAFANAVDQLKLDPKDLVVVSGIGCSAWIASPYFLADTLHTTHGRAIAFATGVKVGLPDKKVVVISGDGDLASIGGNHLLHAARRNIDITVILVNNFIYGMTGGQVAPTTPFGAKTTTSPYRNIEHPLQISETVAAAGASYVARWTTAHVYQLIESIKKALQVKGFSLVEVISQCPVQYGRRNRMKEPAEMLRWFLKNSVPVSKAKDMSPEELEGKFVIGEIVNRTRPEFTTELNKLIDEVQEHFGLKEE; translated from the coding sequence ATGGCGAAGAAGATATACTCCACGTATCCAATGGTTAAGTACCTCCGTAAGGAGGCCCTGCCAACGGCCCTCTGCCCCGGCTGTGGCGGTGGAACGGTTCTCAACGCCTTCGCTAATGCCGTTGATCAGCTCAAGCTCGACCCGAAGGATCTCGTGGTTGTGAGCGGAATAGGCTGTTCCGCATGGATAGCCTCACCCTACTTCCTGGCAGATACCCTTCACACGACCCATGGAAGGGCGATAGCATTCGCAACCGGCGTCAAGGTCGGACTGCCGGATAAGAAGGTCGTCGTCATAAGCGGCGACGGAGACCTGGCAAGTATAGGCGGTAACCACCTCCTCCATGCGGCAAGGAGAAACATCGACATAACTGTCATCCTCGTGAACAACTTCATCTACGGAATGACGGGCGGACAGGTCGCTCCAACGACACCTTTCGGCGCGAAAACCACCACCAGCCCTTACAGGAACATAGAGCACCCGCTTCAGATTTCTGAGACTGTCGCTGCCGCCGGAGCGAGCTACGTTGCCCGCTGGACGACTGCCCACGTTTACCAGCTCATCGAGAGCATCAAGAAGGCCTTGCAGGTTAAGGGCTTCTCGCTCGTTGAGGTCATCTCCCAGTGTCCCGTCCAGTACGGAAGGAGGAACAGGATGAAGGAGCCGGCCGAGATGCTCCGCTGGTTCCTGAAGAACTCGGTACCCGTCAGCAAGGCGAAGGACATGAGCCCGGAGGAGCTTGAGGGTAAGTTCGTCATAGGGGAGATAGTAAACAGAACCAGGCCGGAGTTTACCACGGAGCTTAACAAGCTCATTGATGAGGTTCAGGAGCACTTCGGCCTTAAGGAGGAGTGA
- a CDS encoding 2-oxoacid:acceptor oxidoreductase subunit alpha, which produces MIIRGDEPEQLRLLRKLYKPGNYFMQGNEAVAYGALFAGCRFYAGYPITPSSEIAETMARELPKLGGYYLQMEDEIGSIAAMVGASWTGFKVMTATAGPGFSLMQENLGYAVMTETPLVLVDVQRSGPSTGQATKGAQGDFFQARWGTHGDHPIVAVSPTSGQDAFWETIRAFNISERLRTPVVVLFDGVLAHTREQIKIPDVSEVEITYRKLPQNEEEARLPFGDPHGDGVPPMPLFGHGYFTHVTGSTHKETGLRDVYTPEVHDRLVRRIHRKIEKNREVYEKYEEHFTDDAEILVVSWGVTARPALGAVLRAREEGINVGLFVPKTVHPFPAERMRELAKKARAVLVAEMNLGQMIIEVERYVNDDVLLKGVNKIGGVPLTVEEILREIRGVA; this is translated from the coding sequence ATGATCATCCGTGGTGACGAGCCTGAACAGCTCAGGCTCTTAAGGAAGCTCTACAAGCCGGGCAACTACTTCATGCAGGGCAACGAAGCGGTTGCCTATGGGGCCCTCTTCGCCGGCTGCAGGTTCTACGCCGGCTATCCAATAACGCCATCGAGCGAAATCGCCGAAACCATGGCGCGGGAGCTGCCGAAGCTCGGCGGCTACTACCTTCAGATGGAGGATGAGATAGGAAGCATAGCCGCCATGGTGGGTGCCTCCTGGACGGGCTTCAAGGTGATGACGGCAACAGCCGGCCCCGGCTTCAGTCTCATGCAGGAGAACCTCGGTTACGCGGTCATGACCGAGACCCCGCTCGTTCTGGTCGACGTTCAGAGGAGCGGCCCATCAACCGGCCAGGCCACGAAGGGAGCGCAGGGAGACTTCTTCCAGGCCCGGTGGGGAACTCACGGTGACCATCCGATTGTGGCGGTTTCGCCGACGAGCGGTCAGGACGCCTTTTGGGAGACGATAAGGGCCTTCAACATTTCCGAGAGGCTGAGAACCCCGGTGGTGGTGCTCTTCGACGGAGTCCTCGCCCACACGAGGGAGCAGATAAAGATTCCGGACGTTTCCGAGGTTGAAATAACCTACCGCAAGCTTCCCCAGAACGAGGAAGAGGCGAGGCTCCCCTTCGGCGACCCCCACGGGGACGGAGTACCACCGATGCCCCTCTTCGGCCACGGCTACTTCACCCACGTCACAGGTTCAACTCACAAGGAAACCGGACTGAGGGACGTCTACACGCCGGAAGTCCACGACAGGCTCGTGAGGAGAATCCACCGCAAGATTGAGAAGAACCGCGAGGTTTACGAGAAGTACGAGGAGCACTTCACCGACGACGCCGAGATACTCGTCGTCAGCTGGGGAGTAACGGCCAGGCCTGCCCTCGGAGCGGTTCTCAGAGCGAGGGAGGAGGGAATAAACGTCGGCCTCTTCGTGCCCAAGACCGTCCACCCGTTCCCGGCGGAGAGGATGCGCGAGCTGGCCAAAAAGGCACGGGCAGTGCTCGTTGCAGAAATGAACCTCGGGCAGATGATAATAGAGGTCGAGCGCTACGTTAACGACGACGTCCTCCTCAAGGGCGTGAACAAAATCGGCGGCGTGCCTCTGACCGTTGAGGAAATTCTCCGCGAGATAAGGGGTGTTGCCTGA
- a CDS encoding 2-oxoglutarate ferredoxin oxidoreductase subunit delta, with the protein MADVEGKTVVERSDYLVTGKAEGVVEIDVDTFLCKGCGICLEMCPRKVFEWSKELSEKGVHYPVPVHAEKCVKCKLCELLCPDFAIAVRW; encoded by the coding sequence ATGGCAGATGTCGAAGGGAAAACCGTGGTTGAAAGGTCGGACTACCTCGTTACCGGCAAGGCTGAGGGCGTTGTTGAAATCGATGTGGACACTTTTCTGTGCAAGGGCTGTGGTATCTGTCTTGAAATGTGCCCGAGAAAGGTCTTCGAGTGGAGCAAAGAGCTGAGCGAGAAGGGTGTCCACTACCCGGTCCCGGTTCACGCCGAGAAGTGCGTCAAGTGCAAGCTCTGTGAGCTGCTCTGCCCAGACTTCGCGATAGCGGTAAGGTGGTGA
- a CDS encoding archaeosine biosynthesis radical SAM protein RaSEA: MSYWTSEDNVAGKPGTALFIILPTIGCYRFRINEACYMCAYPTAAPKVRWSQEAIVDYVREALRKIEGKKGPFAVRMFTSGSFLDNGELKPETRRRIFELLAGMEDVEEIVIESRSELIRYDAVKELAEIVTDKHFEVAIGLETANDDIADVSINKGNTFEDFVKAAEITHEAGAKVKAYLLLKPIFLSERDGIEDVKESIIKAEPYTDTFSINITDIQKGTLYERLWEKKEYRPPWLWSAVEVLLWAKKRFPDKRILSDPVGAGSKRGPHNCLTDYDRTIGRAIKKFSATQDISHIENLKPECRERWEYIVENGLLDWQLVTW; this comes from the coding sequence ATGAGCTACTGGACGAGTGAGGACAACGTCGCTGGAAAGCCCGGAACGGCGCTGTTTATCATACTCCCGACAATTGGATGCTACCGCTTTAGAATAAACGAAGCCTGTTACATGTGCGCATACCCCACCGCCGCGCCGAAGGTCAGGTGGAGCCAGGAAGCCATAGTAGACTATGTGAGAGAGGCCCTTAGGAAAATCGAGGGCAAGAAAGGACCCTTCGCGGTGCGAATGTTCACCTCCGGTTCGTTCCTGGACAATGGAGAGCTCAAACCGGAGACGAGGAGGAGAATCTTTGAACTCCTCGCCGGGATGGAGGACGTTGAAGAAATCGTCATCGAGAGCAGGAGCGAGCTGATCCGCTACGATGCCGTGAAGGAGCTGGCCGAGATAGTCACGGATAAGCACTTCGAAGTTGCCATAGGCCTTGAAACGGCCAACGACGACATAGCCGATGTTTCAATCAACAAAGGCAACACCTTCGAGGACTTTGTTAAGGCCGCGGAGATAACTCACGAAGCCGGGGCAAAGGTCAAAGCGTACCTCCTGCTGAAGCCAATATTTCTGAGCGAGCGCGACGGCATAGAGGACGTCAAGGAGAGCATAATCAAGGCAGAACCCTACACGGACACCTTCTCGATAAACATCACGGACATCCAGAAGGGGACGCTCTACGAGAGGCTCTGGGAGAAGAAGGAGTACCGCCCTCCGTGGCTCTGGAGTGCCGTTGAGGTTCTTCTCTGGGCGAAGAAGAGATTCCCGGACAAGAGAATCCTGAGCGACCCCGTTGGAGCCGGTTCAAAGCGCGGTCCGCACAACTGCCTCACCGACTACGATAGGACCATAGGAAGGGCGATAAAGAAGTTCTCGGCCACGCAGGACATCAGCCACATCGAGAACCTCAAGCCGGAGTGCCGCGAGAGGTGGGAGTACATAGTTGAGAACGGCCTCCTCGACTGGCAGCTGGTGACGTGGTGA
- the surE gene encoding 5'/3'-nucleotidase SurE — protein sequence MPRILITNDDGIYSKGIRAAVEAVQDLGEVYVVAPLFQRSASGRAMTLHRPLRAKLVDVPGAKVAYGLDGMPVDCVIFALARFTDFDLAISGINLGENLSTEITVSGTASAAIETATHGIPSIAVSLEVDWRKTLSEGEGIDFSVASHFLRRIAKAVLERGFPKGVDMLNVNVPRDATPETEIVVTRLARRRYRPTIEERIDPRGHPYYWIVGRKCEKFEPGTDAYALKVERKVSVTPINIDMTANINLEEIERLF from the coding sequence ATGCCACGGATACTCATCACGAACGACGATGGAATTTATTCGAAGGGCATCCGTGCCGCCGTTGAGGCCGTCCAAGACCTCGGCGAGGTGTATGTGGTTGCCCCGCTCTTCCAGAGGAGTGCCAGCGGCCGCGCTATGACCCTTCACAGGCCCCTTAGAGCAAAGCTTGTTGATGTTCCCGGCGCAAAGGTTGCCTACGGTCTCGATGGAATGCCCGTGGACTGTGTAATCTTCGCCCTCGCGCGCTTCACCGACTTCGACCTCGCCATAAGCGGCATCAACCTCGGAGAAAACCTCAGCACCGAGATAACCGTCTCCGGAACCGCATCTGCTGCCATTGAGACCGCCACGCACGGTATTCCCAGCATAGCCGTGAGTCTCGAAGTCGACTGGAGAAAGACCCTCAGCGAGGGGGAGGGGATAGACTTCTCCGTTGCGTCGCATTTTCTGAGGAGGATAGCCAAGGCGGTCCTTGAACGGGGCTTTCCCAAAGGCGTTGACATGCTCAACGTGAACGTGCCCAGGGACGCCACGCCTGAGACGGAGATAGTGGTAACGAGACTCGCCAGGAGGAGGTACCGCCCGACCATAGAGGAGCGCATTGACCCGAGGGGACATCCATACTACTGGATAGTCGGAAGGAAGTGTGAGAAGTTCGAGCCCGGGACGGACGCCTACGCCCTGAAGGTGGAGAGGAAGGTCAGCGTCACGCCGATAAACATAGACATGACCGCCAATATAAATCTAGAGGAGATCGAGAGGCTGTTTTAA
- the ftsY gene encoding signal recognition particle-docking protein FtsY — MLGKLKEKLGSFVDRVSQTEISEKDVENALWDLEIELLEADVALETVEELKERIKEKLVGQKVKIGTNKKALVEEAVREAVLEVLTPEKKIDLLELIKSKEEKPFIIAFVGFNGSGKTTTIAKLAHWLKKNGLSVVIAASDTFRAGAIEQVEEHAKRVGVKVIKHSYGADPAAVAYDAIQHAKARGLDVVLIDTAGRNELNRNLMDEMKKIARVTKPDLVIFVGDSLAGNSVVEQAKQFNEAVRIDGVILTKLDADARGGAALSISHAIGAPILFVGVGQGYDDLRPFDEKWFVERIFGEA, encoded by the coding sequence ATGCTGGGAAAGCTCAAGGAGAAGTTAGGCTCATTCGTGGACAGGGTTTCGCAGACTGAAATAAGCGAGAAGGACGTAGAAAACGCGCTTTGGGACCTGGAGATAGAGCTCCTTGAGGCGGACGTCGCCCTCGAAACCGTCGAGGAGCTCAAGGAGAGGATAAAGGAGAAGCTCGTCGGCCAGAAGGTAAAGATAGGAACCAACAAAAAGGCACTGGTTGAGGAAGCCGTCCGCGAGGCCGTCCTTGAGGTTCTGACACCCGAGAAGAAAATAGACCTCCTCGAACTGATAAAGTCCAAAGAGGAGAAGCCCTTCATCATAGCCTTCGTGGGCTTCAATGGCTCCGGAAAGACAACGACCATAGCCAAGCTCGCCCACTGGCTCAAGAAGAACGGTTTAAGCGTTGTCATAGCCGCGAGCGACACCTTCAGGGCTGGAGCGATAGAGCAGGTTGAGGAGCACGCGAAGCGCGTTGGCGTCAAGGTCATCAAGCACTCCTACGGTGCTGATCCGGCTGCGGTTGCCTACGACGCGATTCAGCACGCCAAGGCCCGGGGACTTGATGTCGTCCTCATAGACACCGCCGGAAGGAACGAGCTGAACAGAAACCTCATGGACGAGATGAAGAAGATAGCGCGCGTAACCAAGCCCGACCTGGTGATATTCGTCGGCGACAGTTTAGCCGGCAACTCCGTGGTCGAGCAGGCAAAGCAGTTCAACGAGGCCGTCAGGATAGACGGGGTAATCCTCACCAAGCTCGACGCGGACGCGAGGGGCGGTGCGGCCTTGAGCATAAGCCACGCGATTGGTGCTCCCATACTCTTCGTCGGCGTTGGACAGGGCTACGACGATCTAAGGCCATTCGACGAGAAATGGTTCGTCGAGAGGATTTTTGGAGAGGCTTAA
- a CDS encoding BMP family protein: MKKWLSLFLIGLMALSVVASGCISPGGEESTKGAIAIVYDVGGRGDLSFNDMAYLGASKAAEDFNLDLVELQSNSEDDYVKNLETLAAQKKYLVIIAVGFMMTDAVKQVADEYPDQKFAIIDGYIPDKDNVMSILFKENEGSALAGALAGLIAANDGKDKVGIVLGMEIPVLYKFEAGYRFGVKWAEDYYKQKEGKDVTIDVLYQYTGSFGDAAKGKAAARAQLAQGAWVIYQVAGGTGLGVFDAVGEVLDSQGKKMGPPFAIGVDSAQDWIKPGVIIASMMKRVDVGVYTAVKDAVEGNFKGGIVELGLKEGGVGLSTVDDVMAMFDSLPEDTQKQKLKDLGFNSRDELKQYLEDTRKQVPDWVWDAVKELQGKITTGVIKVPAPMDKDGIVEVRNAKTWQEMMELAK, from the coding sequence ATGAAGAAATGGCTAAGCCTGTTTTTAATAGGCCTTATGGCCCTCAGCGTCGTGGCCAGTGGCTGTATATCCCCCGGTGGAGAGGAGTCCACTAAAGGCGCCATTGCCATCGTCTATGACGTCGGCGGAAGGGGTGACCTGAGCTTCAACGACATGGCGTACCTCGGTGCCAGCAAGGCGGCTGAGGACTTCAACCTCGACCTCGTTGAGCTCCAGAGCAACAGCGAGGACGACTACGTTAAAAACCTCGAGACCCTTGCCGCCCAGAAGAAGTACCTCGTTATCATAGCCGTCGGCTTCATGATGACCGATGCCGTTAAGCAGGTCGCGGACGAGTATCCCGACCAGAAGTTCGCCATCATCGATGGTTACATCCCTGACAAGGACAACGTCATGAGCATCCTCTTCAAGGAGAACGAGGGCTCGGCCCTTGCCGGTGCACTCGCTGGCCTCATAGCGGCCAACGACGGCAAGGACAAGGTCGGCATCGTTCTCGGAATGGAGATACCTGTTCTCTACAAGTTCGAAGCCGGCTACCGCTTCGGTGTTAAGTGGGCCGAGGACTACTACAAGCAGAAGGAGGGCAAGGACGTTACCATAGACGTCCTCTACCAGTACACAGGAAGCTTCGGCGACGCCGCCAAGGGTAAGGCCGCGGCCAGGGCCCAGCTCGCCCAGGGTGCCTGGGTCATCTACCAGGTCGCCGGCGGAACCGGACTTGGTGTCTTTGACGCGGTTGGAGAGGTCCTCGACTCCCAGGGTAAGAAGATGGGTCCGCCGTTCGCCATCGGTGTTGACTCCGCCCAGGACTGGATCAAGCCTGGCGTTATCATAGCCAGCATGATGAAGCGCGTTGACGTCGGTGTTTACACCGCGGTCAAGGATGCCGTTGAGGGCAACTTCAAGGGAGGAATAGTCGAGCTCGGCCTCAAGGAGGGCGGTGTTGGTCTCAGCACCGTTGACGACGTTATGGCCATGTTCGACTCCCTTCCGGAGGACACCCAGAAGCAGAAGCTCAAGGACCTCGGCTTCAACAGCAGGGACGAGCTGAAGCAGTACCTCGAGGACACCAGGAAGCAGGTTCCCGACTGGGTCTGGGACGCTGTCAAGGAGCTCCAGGGCAAGATCACCACCGGCGTGATCAAGGTTCCGGCTCCGATGGACAAGGACGGAATTGTAGAAGTTAGAAACGCCAAGACCTGGCAGGAAATGATGGAACTCGCCAAGTGA